In Candidatus Contubernalis alkalaceticus, the following proteins share a genomic window:
- a CDS encoding ABC transporter permease, giving the protein MFNKSLFKKELRESRWKIIVGLIILIITAVSIPLTFTYVKELVDLFPQIPGLEGFDRFLENYSIYTWSQWNGKNLYQIGTILGIIMGMNLIAGEKVSKTLEFLLAKPMSRASLYLTKFATAAISLGIIVLGSTALLYIVSLIMGYQILPGELFISTIVTLIGFIFVLTLTMLISTVLDEPVKVGLLSAFILFLLAVPGWFQKTYFLSVFHHMTASEYMLEGSFPFTSLIIILLLIGGMYYMGFKLFEKKEP; this is encoded by the coding sequence ATGTTTAACAAGTCACTGTTTAAGAAAGAACTTAGGGAATCTCGATGGAAGATAATAGTCGGCCTCATTATTTTAATCATAACTGCCGTTAGTATTCCCCTAACCTTTACGTACGTAAAAGAATTAGTTGATCTATTTCCCCAAATTCCCGGACTTGAAGGCTTTGATAGATTTTTAGAAAATTACAGCATTTATACCTGGAGTCAATGGAACGGGAAAAACCTATATCAGATCGGTACAATTTTAGGTATAATCATGGGCATGAATCTTATTGCAGGGGAAAAAGTATCAAAAACATTGGAATTCCTGTTGGCTAAACCTATGTCCAGAGCTTCTCTCTATCTAACTAAGTTCGCTACAGCGGCTATCAGTCTTGGGATTATAGTTTTGGGTTCCACAGCGCTTCTATATATTGTTTCACTGATTATGGGATATCAAATACTTCCTGGAGAACTTTTCATATCCACAATAGTTACTCTAATTGGCTTTATCTTTGTACTCACCCTAACAATGCTAATTTCTACAGTATTGGATGAACCTGTAAAGGTTGGGCTGTTGTCGGCCTTCATTCTCTTTTTATTGGCCGTACCGGGGTGGTTCCAAAAAACATACTTTCTTTCAGTTTTTCATCATATGACGGCTTCAGAATATATGTTAGAAGGAAGCTTTCCTTTTACATCTTTAATAATAATCCTTCTACTTATAGGGGGTATGTATTATATGGGATTTAAACTATTTGAAAAAAAAGAACCTTAA